The proteins below come from a single Faecalibaculum rodentium genomic window:
- a CDS encoding MraY family glycosyltransferase, producing MPEASLYLLPFAISVVLTPLVKQYSVICKAYAHENKRTVHHGLISRIGGVAIYLAFMICAAVFVRADRAVFGILAGGSVMFFTGLVDDLIDIKPPVKLAFEAVAALVLIWSGVQVDVLRLPFGIRIDFGFVSFLFTILWVCGITNAVNLIDGLDGLAGGMSVIILVVTGCLAMIDRRPDVITICFLLAGATLGFLVFNSYPASIFMGDCGSLFLGFMISAISLMGFKSSTIMTLALPILLLMIPIIDTLSAILRRTLKGMKFSQADKSHIHHLLMARYGHRNTVLIMCGLTALFGLSAYVYLLNRNLGFFVMLAILVMVELFIEKSAMISEKFHPLIGLWRRVKRLTKRVVSSR from the coding sequence ATGCCTGAAGCCAGTCTGTATCTGCTGCCGTTCGCGATTTCCGTTGTCCTCACGCCGCTGGTGAAGCAGTATTCCGTGATCTGCAAAGCCTACGCCCATGAAAACAAGCGAACGGTCCACCACGGCCTGATTTCCCGCATTGGGGGCGTGGCCATTTACCTGGCGTTCATGATCTGCGCCGCCGTGTTTGTCCGCGCCGACCGGGCGGTGTTCGGGATCCTGGCGGGAGGCAGCGTCATGTTTTTCACCGGCCTGGTGGATGACCTCATCGACATCAAGCCGCCGGTGAAGCTGGCCTTTGAAGCCGTTGCCGCCCTGGTGCTGATCTGGAGCGGCGTGCAGGTGGATGTACTGCGGCTGCCTTTCGGGATCCGCATCGATTTCGGATTCGTGTCCTTTCTCTTCACGATCCTCTGGGTCTGCGGCATCACCAATGCGGTGAACCTCATTGACGGCCTGGACGGCCTGGCGGGCGGGATGTCCGTGATCATCCTCGTGGTCACCGGCTGCCTGGCCATGATCGACCGGCGTCCGGACGTGATCACCATCTGCTTCCTGCTTGCCGGCGCCACCCTGGGGTTTCTGGTGTTCAATTCCTACCCCGCGAGCATCTTCATGGGCGACTGCGGGTCCCTGTTCCTGGGATTCATGATTTCCGCCATCTCGCTCATGGGATTCAAGTCGAGCACCATCATGACGCTGGCCCTGCCCATCCTGCTGCTCATGATTCCCATCATTGACACCCTCTCGGCGATCCTGCGGCGCACCCTCAAGGGCATGAAGTTTTCCCAGGCGGACAAAAGCCACATCCATCACCTGCTCATGGCCCGGTACGGTCACCGCAACACCGTGCTGATCATGTGCGGTCTCACCGCCCTGTTCGGGCTCTCGGCCTATGTGTACCTGCTCAACCGCAACCTGGGGTTCTTCGTCATGCTGGCGATCCTCGTGATGGTGGAGCTGTTCATCGAGAAATCCGCCATGATTTCCGAAAAGTTTCATCCCCTCATCGGCTTGTGGCGGCGGGTGAAGCGCTTGACAAAACGCGTGGTCTCCTCCCGCTGA
- a CDS encoding rod shape-determining protein, giving the protein MIFDTWYTLDPGADVCTMTCPKTGTGTVGSGRSESGDAKETAGETQSVAGPVPAASAQSTDSPASPKEAGVEARPVQVSIRSLAGEDASGQIWLGEDAMKRLYEGPRDYKVWRPFDQERPGRESAALIGLLLRQAGAFDRFLSPCLQVRTRLDITEEGKELWKKTGLEAGARKVRFVPRLQESGTALVIQTGYAGTELGLFAGGRLVKSQYILFGGRAMDEDIQQLVARRTRCLLHLEDARALRLSASQALWKGTNPLLEVSGLNRYGEYETVQIRAAALWPGMKPVIDQIVSWTGSLLEAASMEARELFMKEGLSLRGSLSACFGLPQTLVQTLGYPVRREEEHA; this is encoded by the coding sequence ATGATATTCGATACCTGGTACACCCTGGATCCCGGGGCGGATGTGTGCACCATGACCTGCCCGAAGACCGGCACGGGGACTGTCGGCAGCGGCCGGTCAGAGTCCGGGGACGCAAAAGAAACAGCCGGAGAGACACAGAGTGTGGCGGGCCCGGTCCCGGCTGCCTCTGCTCAGTCGACAGACTCCCCTGCATCCCCGAAAGAAGCCGGCGTCGAAGCCCGTCCGGTGCAGGTGTCCATCCGGTCGCTGGCCGGGGAAGATGCCTCCGGGCAGATCTGGCTGGGAGAAGATGCCATGAAGCGCCTGTACGAAGGACCACGGGACTACAAGGTGTGGCGGCCCTTTGACCAGGAACGCCCGGGGCGTGAAAGCGCGGCACTCATCGGCCTGCTGCTTCGCCAGGCAGGGGCCTTCGACCGGTTTCTGTCCCCCTGTCTGCAGGTCCGCACACGTCTGGACATCACGGAGGAGGGAAAGGAACTGTGGAAAAAGACCGGCCTGGAAGCCGGGGCCAGGAAGGTGCGGTTTGTGCCAAGGCTCCAGGAGTCCGGCACGGCACTGGTGATCCAGACAGGATACGCCGGAACGGAACTGGGTCTCTTTGCCGGCGGGCGGCTGGTGAAAAGCCAGTACATCCTGTTCGGCGGCCGGGCCATGGATGAAGACATCCAGCAGCTCGTGGCCCGCAGGACCCGCTGCCTGCTGCACCTGGAAGACGCCCGCGCCCTGCGGCTGTCGGCCAGTCAGGCACTCTGGAAGGGTACCAATCCCCTGCTGGAAGTCAGTGGCCTCAACCGCTACGGCGAGTATGAAACGGTACAGATCCGGGCCGCGGCACTGTGGCCGGGCATGAAGCCGGTCATTGACCAGATCGTGTCCTGGACCGGCAGCCTGCTGGAGGCCGCGAGCATGGAAGCCCGGGAGCTGTTCATGAAGGAAGGGCTGAGTCTGCGCGGCAGCCTGTCGGCCTGCTTCGGTCTGCCCCAGACCCTGGTCCAGACCCTGGGGTATCCCGTGAGAAGGGAGGAAGAGCATGCCTGA
- a CDS encoding DUF1146 domain-containing protein: MSYAFLQFSLFLVCFGLSFYALWGMRFDALWKHPDRQKALIFLFLVSLIMGYLASQAILSLTVLNGFAR, from the coding sequence ATGAGTTACGCATTCCTGCAGTTTTCCCTGTTCCTGGTCTGCTTCGGGCTGTCGTTCTACGCCCTGTGGGGCATGCGGTTTGATGCCCTCTGGAAGCATCCCGACCGGCAGAAAGCTCTGATTTTCCTCTTTCTCGTGTCGCTGATCATGGGCTATCTCGCCAGCCAGGCCATCCTGTCCCTGACGGTGCTCAACGGGTTCGCACGATGA
- the ispE gene encoding 4-(cytidine 5'-diphospho)-2-C-methyl-D-erythritol kinase, whose product MKIYANAKVNLALDVVRRRADGYHELDMVMAPLSLKDTIDITPNGADTDRITCDAPLPETNTVTKAMAILREEASCQGRTIGGYDIHITKRIPEQAGLAGGSADAAAVIKAVNRLEGLGLGEERLYELGTRVGADVPFCIAGRTSRVRGIGELIRPIDTDWGFDLLLVKPEAGVSTPEAFARWEETETGLHDIDLVEEALHKHNAELLLSTMVNSLEPAAMALVPELEQLREEMTELGLVRVMMTGSGSAMMGFSVDQEVLENAALMLRHRHPFVQVVHAGAPAESGSAGSGRESS is encoded by the coding sequence ATGAAGATATACGCAAATGCAAAGGTGAATCTCGCCCTTGACGTGGTGCGTCGGCGGGCGGATGGATACCACGAACTGGACATGGTGATGGCCCCGCTGTCGCTGAAGGACACGATCGACATCACACCCAACGGCGCAGATACGGACCGCATCACGTGCGATGCACCTCTGCCGGAAACCAATACGGTCACGAAGGCCATGGCAATCCTGCGGGAAGAGGCCTCCTGCCAGGGAAGAACCATCGGCGGGTATGACATTCACATCACCAAGCGGATCCCGGAACAGGCGGGTCTGGCCGGGGGCAGTGCGGATGCCGCGGCGGTGATCAAAGCCGTGAACCGGCTGGAAGGCCTGGGACTTGGCGAAGAGCGTCTCTATGAACTCGGGACCCGGGTGGGGGCGGATGTCCCCTTCTGCATTGCCGGGCGCACAAGCCGCGTCCGCGGAATCGGGGAACTGATCCGGCCCATCGACACGGACTGGGGCTTCGACCTGCTGCTGGTGAAGCCCGAGGCAGGAGTCAGCACACCGGAGGCGTTTGCCCGATGGGAGGAAACCGAAACGGGGCTGCATGACATAGACCTGGTGGAGGAAGCCCTGCACAAGCACAACGCCGAGCTGCTGCTGTCGACAATGGTCAACAGTCTGGAGCCCGCGGCCATGGCCCTGGTTCCGGAACTGGAGCAGCTTCGGGAGGAAATGACGGAACTGGGTCTGGTGCGGGTCATGATGACCGGCTCTGGGTCGGCCATGATGGGCTTTTCCGTGGACCAGGAGGTGCTGGAAAACGCGGCCCTCATGCTGCGGCACCGTCATCCCTTTGTGCAGGTGGTGCATGCCGGGGCACCCGCGGAATCCGGATCCGCAGGATCGGGGAGGGAGTCGTCATGA
- the rsmA gene encoding 16S rRNA (adenine(1518)-N(6)/adenine(1519)-N(6))-dimethyltransferase RsmA, with protein MQEAIATVRRTREIQDRYGLQAKKKFGQNFITEPGVVEKIARSAIDDPSDLVFEIGPGIGALTQFLCEKAQKVVAFEVDPRLPEILQAELGADNLTVILQDFLEAPVEDIIDQFCEPGQKVRFASNLPYYITTPILFRLFESGADIASVTAMMQKEVADRFTAGPGSPDYNALSVITRYRTHVRKVMDVSRQVFSPRPNVDSAVVRFDFIKDHPVRDEKLFIDMVKACFVQRRKTISNNLRQWLQDKELAAKILEKAGIDPAARAQNLDLETFIRLYEENYEDIRKCKGESRP; from the coding sequence ATGCAGGAAGCGATTGCGACGGTCCGGCGGACTAGGGAAATCCAGGACCGCTACGGGCTGCAGGCAAAAAAGAAATTCGGACAGAACTTTATCACGGAACCTGGTGTGGTGGAAAAAATCGCCCGGAGCGCCATTGACGATCCGTCGGATCTGGTGTTTGAAATCGGCCCCGGCATCGGGGCACTGACGCAGTTTCTGTGCGAAAAAGCGCAGAAGGTGGTGGCGTTCGAAGTGGATCCCCGGCTGCCGGAGATCCTGCAGGCGGAGCTGGGGGCCGACAACCTGACGGTGATCCTGCAGGACTTCCTGGAAGCGCCAGTGGAGGACATCATTGACCAGTTTTGCGAACCGGGGCAGAAGGTGCGGTTTGCGAGCAACCTGCCGTACTACATCACCACGCCGATCCTCTTCCGGCTGTTTGAATCCGGTGCCGACATCGCCAGTGTAACGGCGATGATGCAGAAGGAAGTGGCGGACCGCTTCACAGCAGGACCCGGCAGTCCGGACTACAATGCCCTGTCGGTGATCACCCGGTACCGGACCCATGTCCGGAAAGTCATGGATGTCTCCCGGCAGGTGTTCAGTCCGCGTCCCAATGTGGATTCCGCGGTGGTGCGGTTCGACTTCATCAAGGATCACCCTGTCCGGGACGAGAAGCTGTTCATCGATATGGTGAAGGCCTGTTTTGTGCAGCGCCGGAAAACCATTTCCAACAACCTGCGGCAGTGGCTGCAGGACAAGGAGCTTGCGGCGAAGATCCTGGAGAAGGCCGGGATCGATCCCGCTGCCCGGGCACAGAACCTGGACCTGGAGACTTTCATCCGTCTGTATGAGGAAAATTATGAAGATATACGCAAATGCAAAGGTGAATCTCGCCCTTGA
- the rnmV gene encoding ribonuclease M5 — translation MTMETMNAMRRTEEQKRSGSGQQTMERLSIAEVIVVEGKNDTARLKRFFDCDTVETDGGRLRPETLDLIRQAAKTRGVIVFTDPDGPGERLRRKIMEALPEAGQAFVPKEKARTTKKVGIEHASREDLESALSACVTFTHRQTDTLSWSEYLDLGLNGNRKKREAVCRLLHMGPCNAKTCFRRMNLLGITKEEAERLVQDAGSDCDGPAD, via the coding sequence ATGACCATGGAGACTATGAACGCCATGCGGCGCACAGAGGAACAGAAGAGAAGCGGATCCGGGCAGCAGACCATGGAGCGGCTGTCCATCGCCGAGGTCATCGTGGTGGAGGGCAAAAACGACACTGCGAGACTGAAGCGGTTCTTTGACTGCGATACCGTGGAAACTGATGGCGGGCGCCTGCGTCCGGAGACGCTGGACCTGATCCGGCAGGCAGCGAAGACCCGGGGCGTGATCGTGTTTACGGATCCCGATGGCCCGGGAGAGCGGCTGCGGCGGAAAATCATGGAGGCACTGCCGGAGGCCGGACAGGCATTTGTCCCGAAGGAAAAGGCGAGAACCACAAAAAAGGTGGGAATCGAGCATGCCAGTCGGGAGGACCTGGAATCGGCGCTTTCTGCCTGTGTAACGTTCACACACCGGCAGACCGACACGCTGAGCTGGTCCGAGTACCTGGATCTGGGTCTGAATGGAAACCGGAAGAAACGGGAAGCCGTGTGCCGGCTGCTGCACATGGGTCCCTGCAATGCGAAGACGTGTTTCAGGCGGATGAATCTGCTGGGGATCACGAAAGAGGAAGCGGAAAGGCTGGTGCAGGATGCAGGAAGCGATTGCGACGGTCCGGCGGACTAG
- a CDS encoding YitT family protein: MKKFVSLGLVVTGNLMLAAAVAFLIVPNEILTGGVAGVSVALYPLLHIPTVAMINGLTIGLYILGAVMLGKKFAMNSLLSAILYPLFVSLFTWVAQTCFPPGYFIMESWVASIYSGFLCGLALGLVFRTGASTGGMDIPALILAKYTPIKEGEAVMLVDGLTVALGIASYGLQAALVGLISVFVSGYMINRTIMLGSQPSQNVMIITDQWEAVRRFVLEDLERGVTLLDSKGGYTETSRPVVMCVIARTQYPQLEQGVLAIDRNAFIIVSDVNSVHGEGFVAPHGTV, translated from the coding sequence ATGAAGAAGTTCGTTTCACTGGGTCTGGTCGTGACAGGCAACCTGATGCTTGCGGCGGCCGTGGCCTTTCTCATCGTCCCCAATGAAATCCTGACCGGCGGTGTTGCCGGTGTGTCTGTGGCACTGTATCCCCTTCTGCACATTCCCACCGTTGCCATGATCAACGGCCTGACCATTGGACTGTATATCCTGGGTGCTGTGATGCTGGGGAAGAAATTCGCCATGAATTCCCTGCTCTCGGCGATTCTCTATCCGCTGTTTGTCAGTCTGTTCACCTGGGTGGCCCAGACCTGTTTCCCCCCGGGGTATTTTATTATGGAGTCCTGGGTGGCTTCGATCTACTCCGGATTTCTCTGTGGTCTGGCGCTGGGTCTCGTGTTCCGGACCGGTGCCTCGACCGGCGGGATGGACATTCCGGCACTGATCCTGGCCAAGTACACCCCCATCAAGGAGGGGGAAGCGGTGATGCTGGTGGATGGGCTGACGGTGGCCCTGGGCATTGCCAGTTACGGTCTGCAGGCGGCGCTCGTGGGGCTGATTTCGGTCTTCGTGTCGGGATACATGATCAACCGCACCATCATGCTGGGATCCCAGCCTTCGCAGAATGTGATGATCATCACGGATCAGTGGGAGGCTGTGCGGCGGTTTGTTCTGGAGGACCTGGAACGCGGCGTGACGCTGCTGGACTCCAAAGGCGGCTATACGGAAACCAGCCGGCCGGTGGTGATGTGTGTCATTGCCCGCACGCAGTATCCGCAGCTTGAGCAGGGAGTGCTGGCCATTGACCGGAATGCATTCATCATCGTCAGCGATGTCAACTCGGTGCACGGGGAAGGATTTGTCGCCCCGCACGGGACGGTGTAG
- a CDS encoding DNA/RNA helicase domain-containing protein: MESLCRFTLQEFIARAQDGSRLAGLLETRLVAAGYPVTEGEYRSWQNSLSALAGLLSGTSLDPGIQVGLEVRMPLSGRRADVILAGAAGLVVLELKQWRQVSPSSDPCRVMTRTGGCLQAVLHPCLQAAGYVSELASWNQVLQERALSLHGAVWLHNMDRQQGELPLEVPGSGSVSLFFAGDGGALIRCLQSSLGPAPAGDLLGLLQSAPVRPGPGLRRLLTDMIRPETGGSSGLPALCQPLFAQILSILKDSRPSLMVVTGGCGTGKTALALQLLFHCLHAGQSCLLTFGTAGLRHYMRDQLDTAGGLPPAVFQTLQPLAVFGPPVHRQAEVILVDEAHRLTRRDRPILPAKAVLSPDLDCCLRAPMLDWLADQSRHLVLFLDESQRVSPDDGCTLADIRRCVALHNRTHPQRRKTLRELPPLRMQLRCAGGAGFPAWVDKVLDRAGEPLQSTDAVPVCSGYEFHILPTPQAVVRALDRKKAAGDSVRLCAGRCWPQSRQKPEPEGRGFHIGPGFRGIWKTDCRQAPAPAGYRLVDSVQDIQGQEADWTGVFIGPDLVYRHDRVQTDWRARSVSDRLMGGLQARVRLRMEEQEEADDVIRNTYRVLLTRARKGCFVWCADRALGRHLQALFAPAASPSSASLPGLPVSAGRETGDRN, from the coding sequence ATGGAAAGTCTCTGCCGGTTCACCCTGCAGGAATTCATCGCCCGGGCACAAGACGGCAGCCGGCTGGCAGGTCTGCTGGAAACCAGGCTTGTGGCCGCCGGGTATCCTGTCACCGAAGGTGAATACAGGTCCTGGCAGAATTCCCTCTCTGCGCTGGCCGGGCTTCTGTCGGGCACTTCCCTGGATCCCGGCATCCAGGTCGGACTGGAGGTTCGCATGCCGCTTTCCGGCAGACGGGCGGATGTGATCCTGGCCGGTGCCGCTGGTCTCGTGGTGCTGGAACTGAAACAGTGGCGCCAGGTCAGTCCGTCATCAGATCCCTGCCGGGTGATGACCCGGACCGGCGGCTGCCTGCAGGCAGTCCTGCATCCCTGTCTGCAGGCGGCCGGATATGTCAGCGAGCTGGCCAGCTGGAACCAGGTCCTGCAGGAGAGGGCCCTGTCCCTGCATGGAGCGGTCTGGCTCCACAATATGGACCGGCAACAGGGAGAACTGCCCCTTGAGGTCCCCGGTTCGGGATCTGTTTCCCTCTTTTTTGCGGGTGATGGCGGGGCACTGATCCGATGCCTGCAGTCATCCCTGGGACCGGCCCCCGCCGGAGATCTGCTCGGGCTTCTGCAGAGCGCCCCGGTTCGTCCCGGTCCCGGACTGCGACGGCTGCTGACGGATATGATCCGGCCGGAAACCGGGGGCAGTTCCGGATTGCCCGCACTCTGTCAGCCACTCTTTGCACAGATCCTGTCCATTCTCAAAGACAGCCGGCCTTCGCTCATGGTGGTGACCGGCGGCTGCGGCACGGGAAAAACCGCGTTGGCCCTGCAGCTGCTCTTTCACTGCCTGCACGCCGGGCAATCCTGCCTGCTGACCTTTGGAACCGCCGGCCTGCGTCATTACATGCGGGACCAGCTGGACACGGCTGGGGGTCTGCCGCCGGCTGTATTTCAGACACTGCAGCCTCTGGCGGTCTTCGGGCCCCCTGTCCACCGCCAGGCCGAGGTGATTCTGGTGGATGAGGCCCATCGCCTCACGCGCCGGGACAGGCCGATCCTCCCGGCGAAGGCTGTCCTGTCCCCGGATCTGGACTGCTGCCTTCGGGCACCCATGCTGGACTGGCTGGCAGATCAGAGCCGGCACCTGGTTCTGTTTCTGGATGAGTCACAGCGTGTCAGTCCGGACGATGGATGCACCCTGGCTGACATCCGGCGCTGTGTGGCGCTGCATAACCGGACCCATCCGCAAAGGCGAAAAACCCTCCGGGAGCTCCCGCCGCTGAGGATGCAGCTGCGCTGTGCCGGGGGAGCCGGGTTCCCGGCATGGGTGGACAAAGTCCTGGATCGTGCCGGGGAGCCGCTGCAGTCGACAGATGCAGTCCCCGTCTGTTCGGGATATGAATTTCATATCCTGCCCACACCCCAGGCAGTGGTGCGGGCGCTGGACAGGAAAAAAGCAGCCGGTGACTCTGTCCGGCTGTGTGCGGGCAGGTGCTGGCCGCAGTCCAGGCAGAAGCCTGAACCAGAGGGGCGGGGTTTTCACATCGGCCCGGGGTTTCGGGGCATCTGGAAAACGGACTGCCGGCAGGCTCCGGCGCCCGCGGGATACAGGCTGGTGGATTCGGTGCAGGACATCCAGGGGCAGGAAGCCGACTGGACCGGTGTGTTCATCGGCCCGGATCTGGTGTACCGGCATGACCGGGTGCAGACGGACTGGAGAGCCAGGTCTGTCAGTGACCGGCTCATGGGTGGCCTGCAGGCAAGGGTGCGGCTGCGGATGGAAGAACAGGAAGAAGCGGACGATGTGATCCGAAACACCTACCGGGTGCTGCTGACACGGGCCAGAAAAGGGTGCTTTGTCTGGTGTGCGGACAGGGCCCTGGGCAGGCACCTGCAGGCCCTGTTCGCACCAGCCGCATCCCCGTCATCCGCATCATTGCCGGGACTGCCAGTATCGGCAGGGAGGGAAACAGGAGACAGAAACTGA
- a CDS encoding NCS2 family permease encodes MLNKLFKLDQKHTSVKTEILAGVTTFLAMAYILGVNPAILGDAGMDMSAVFMATAISSGVACLIMGLLANYPVALAPGMGVNALFAYTICLGMGYSWQAALAAVFVSGIVFVLISVTGVRKMIIDAIPVQLKTAIGAGIGFFIAFVGFKNAGIIIASESTFVTIGSLADPAVLLAIFGILVTIFCVVRKVPAAVFVGLVITAILGIILGIFGLENMPALPQNWGINFDFSAVGACFSGFGELFSNPMSAVVIIFSFLFVDFFDTAGTLVAVGNSIGLVNRQGELENAEQALLADSLGTVFGAVMGTSTVTSFVESTSGVAVGGRTGLTACTTGILFLLSVFISPVILSAITNAVTAPALIVVGVMMAQQLKGIDWDNMIYAIAAFITVISMILTYSISNGIAFGFIAYTVAMIAAGKAKDIHITVWVLMVIFVLYFAFAI; translated from the coding sequence ATGTTAAACAAGCTTTTCAAGCTGGATCAGAAGCACACATCGGTCAAGACCGAAATCCTGGCCGGTGTCACGACCTTCCTTGCGATGGCCTATATCCTGGGCGTCAACCCGGCAATCCTGGGGGATGCAGGCATGGATATGTCGGCTGTGTTCATGGCCACGGCAATCTCCAGTGGAGTTGCCTGTCTGATCATGGGCCTGCTCGCCAACTATCCCGTTGCCCTGGCTCCCGGCATGGGCGTCAACGCCCTCTTTGCCTACACCATCTGCCTGGGCATGGGCTACTCCTGGCAGGCGGCACTGGCTGCGGTATTTGTATCCGGCATCGTCTTCGTGCTGATTTCCGTCACCGGTGTCCGCAAGATGATCATTGATGCCATTCCTGTGCAGCTGAAGACTGCCATCGGTGCCGGCATCGGGTTCTTCATCGCCTTTGTGGGCTTCAAGAACGCGGGCATCATCATTGCCAGCGAAAGCACATTCGTAACCATCGGCAGTCTGGCTGACCCGGCTGTCCTGCTGGCCATCTTCGGCATCCTCGTCACGATTTTCTGCGTTGTCCGCAAAGTGCCGGCAGCCGTATTCGTGGGACTGGTCATCACGGCGATCCTGGGCATCATCCTGGGCATCTTCGGTCTGGAAAACATGCCGGCTCTCCCGCAGAACTGGGGCATCAACTTCGATTTCAGCGCTGTGGGCGCCTGCTTCTCCGGCTTCGGGGAACTGTTCTCGAACCCCATGAGCGCAGTGGTCATCATTTTCTCCTTCCTGTTCGTTGACTTCTTCGACACCGCCGGCACACTGGTGGCTGTCGGCAACTCCATTGGCCTGGTCAACCGGCAGGGCGAACTGGAAAACGCGGAACAGGCCCTGCTGGCCGACTCCCTGGGAACTGTGTTCGGTGCTGTCATGGGTACATCCACCGTCACTTCCTTCGTAGAGTCAACCTCCGGCGTTGCAGTGGGTGGCCGCACAGGTCTGACAGCCTGCACCACCGGTATCCTGTTCCTGCTGTCTGTCTTCATCTCCCCCGTCATCCTGAGTGCCATCACCAATGCCGTGACGGCGCCGGCTCTGATCGTCGTGGGTGTCATGATGGCGCAGCAGCTCAAGGGCATCGACTGGGACAACATGATCTACGCGATCGCGGCGTTCATCACTGTGATTTCCATGATCCTGACCTACTCCATCTCCAACGGTATTGCCTTCGGCTTCATTGCCTACACTGTGGCCATGATTGCCGCCGGCAAGGCGAAGGACATCCACATCACTGTCTGGGTGCTGATGGTGATCTTCGTGCTGTATTTCGCATTCGCAATCTAG
- a CDS encoding AAA family ATPase, giving the protein MENKTVITISREYRSGGRQIGRRLAEYLDIGYYDKKILETVAAELGLSPEFFSDSNLNADGLFSIGVPGLGLSHLTDLSVNVQMIEKARSLMTRIARTESAVFVGRAADAVLGPGIRKITVFIRQDFDQRVEACMQEEGLNRRKARARVREMDDKRRSFVGFAGKQGWGRPENYDVVLDMSRMTEEEALQKLARLYDEKQGYETLKGGYLDQYTHYA; this is encoded by the coding sequence ATGGAAAACAAAACTGTGATCACCATATCCCGCGAATACCGCTCGGGCGGCAGACAGATTGGGCGGCGGCTGGCAGAGTATCTGGACATCGGGTATTACGATAAAAAGATCCTGGAAACTGTGGCTGCGGAACTCGGGCTGTCTCCGGAGTTCTTTTCGGACAGCAACCTGAATGCGGATGGCCTGTTCAGCATCGGTGTCCCCGGGCTCGGGCTCTCACATCTCACCGATCTGTCCGTCAATGTGCAGATGATCGAAAAAGCCCGCAGCCTGATGACCCGCATTGCCCGCACAGAAAGTGCTGTCTTCGTGGGACGTGCAGCGGATGCTGTGCTCGGTCCCGGGATCCGGAAAATCACAGTGTTTATACGCCAGGACTTCGACCAGCGTGTGGAAGCCTGCATGCAGGAAGAAGGGCTGAACCGGCGGAAGGCCAGGGCAAGAGTCCGGGAAATGGACGACAAGCGGCGCAGTTTTGTGGGATTCGCCGGCAAACAGGGCTGGGGGCGGCCGGAAAACTATGATGTGGTGCTGGACATGAGCCGCATGACGGAAGAGGAAGCCCTGCAGAAACTGGCCAGGCTGTACGACGAGAAACAGGGCTACGAGACGCTGAAAGGCGGTTATCTGGACCAGTACACCCATTACGCGTGA